DNA sequence from the Arthrobacter sp. V1I9 genome:
TGAGCGCGTCCACCGTGATGGCGGTGTGCTTGCGGGCGCCGGCGGCGGCCGCGTGGACCATGGCCACCGAGAGCTGTCCGGAGACGGCGCCCGTTACGCGGTCCTGGAGTTCGTGGGCCTCGTCAACCACAACGACGTCGTACTCGGGCAGCACTGCCAGGCCTTCAAAGGCGCTGACGGCGAGCATGGCGTGGTTGGTGACCACAACATCGGCTTCGGCGGCGTCCTGCCGTGCGAGCTCGCTGAAGCACTCTGCGGCCATGGGGCACTTCTGGGCGCCCAGGCATTCCATGGACGTGATGGAGACCTGCCGCCAGGCGCGGTCGGTGACGCCGGGCAGGAGCTCATCGCGGTCGCCGGTGGTGGTCTTCTCCGCCCATTCCCGCAAGCGGACCACTTCCTTGCCCAGCTGGGAGGCAGGACCGCCCACAGCCGCGGCGAAGTGCGGGACGCTGGTGTCCTCCCCCAGGGAAAACAGCTGGCCCTCCGCGGGCTCCTCGGAGGGAAACCCGCCTTCGAGTTTATGCACGCAGACGTAGTTGGACCGCCCTTTGACCAGGGCCACTTTTACCGGCCGGTCCAGCGCCGGAGTGATGGTTTTCAGGAGCCGGGGTATGTCCCGGCCTACAATCTGCGTCTGCAGGGCAAGCGTTGCGGTGGACACCAGGGCCGGCTTGTCGCTCTCCAGGGCGTGGGCTATCAGGGGTATCAGGTACGCCAGGGACTTGCCCGTACCCGTCCCGGCCTGGACCAGCAGGTGGTCGCCGGTCTCGATTGCCCGGGCCACCTGCCTGGCCATTTCATGTTGCCCACTCCGGCTTTGCCCGCCCATGCCGGCAACGGCGCGGTCGAGCAGCTCGATGACGAACTGCTCGCCGGCCGTGCCTGTGGCTTCGTCAGCCACGAGGTCAGTCATTGCTGACGAATGGTTCCAGTTCAGCCGCGAGGCCTTCCCGGACTTTAACAACTGCCCGGGTACCGGCTTCATCATGGTCAACGCTGATGATCTCGGCGTCGGAGTCGTGCAGCTTGCTCATCAGGTCCCCACGGTCGTAGGGGATGAGCAGCTCCAGCTTGACCGACGGACGCGGAATGGACTCGCTGATCGCCTTCAGCAACTCGGGGATGCCCTCCCCCGTGCGGGCCGAAACCACAACGTGGCGCGGTTCGCGCTGCTTCAACCGTTCCACCACAAAGGGATCTGCGGCGTCGGCCTTGTTGAGGACAATGATTTCCGGAACCTTGCGTGCGTCCACCTCGCTGAAGACCTTGCGGACTGCAGTTATCTGGCCCTCAGGGTCCGGGTGCGAGGCGTCCACGACGTGAAGGATCAAGTCGGAGTCGGCAACCTCCTCGAGGGTGGACCGGAACGCCTCTACGAGCTGGGTGGGCAGGGAGCGGACAAATCCGACGGTATCGGCCAGCGTATATCCCAGCCCGTCGGCGGTTTCTGCTTTGCGCACCGTGGGATCCAGCGTGGCGAACAGTGCGTTCTCCACGAGCACCCCGGCGTCCGTGAGGCGGTTCAGCAGTGAGGATTTGCCGGCGTTGGTGTACCCGGCGATTGCCACGGAGGGCACCTCATTACGACGGCGGTTGGCGCGTTTCGTCTCCCGTGCAGGCTTCATCGCGGCGATTTCGCGCCGAAGCTTTGCCATGCGGGTACGGATCCTCCGGCGGTCCAGTTCGATCTTCGTCTCACCGGGACCACGCGAGCCCATACCGGCCGCTGCGCCACCCACCTGGCCACCGGCCTGGCGGGACATCGACTCGCCCCAGCCGCGGAGGCGTGGCAGGAGGTACTCGAGCTGTGCGAGCTCCACCTGCGCCTTGCCTTCCCGGCTCTTCGCA
Encoded proteins:
- the hflX gene encoding GTPase HflX, with product MTSQPNTGSDPAAQDMSPEEIQAVIDRILSKDVPAKSVSTAGDASRGDGRAVLGKAQAISRLDEEHTTYDGDQQDLEERRALRRTAGLSTELEDVTEVEYRQLRLERVVLAGIWSEGTLADAENSLRELAALAETAGSEVLDGLVQRRDKPDPGTFLGSGKALELKDIVMSTGADTVVVDAELAPSQRRGLEDIVKVKVIDRTGLILDIFAQHAKSREGKAQVELAQLEYLLPRLRGWGESMSRQAGGQVGGAAAGMGSRGPGETKIELDRRRIRTRMAKLRREIAAMKPARETKRANRRRNEVPSVAIAGYTNAGKSSLLNRLTDAGVLVENALFATLDPTVRKAETADGLGYTLADTVGFVRSLPTQLVEAFRSTLEEVADSDLILHVVDASHPDPEGQITAVRKVFSEVDARKVPEIIVLNKADAADPFVVERLKQREPRHVVVSARTGEGIPELLKAISESIPRPSVKLELLIPYDRGDLMSKLHDSDAEIISVDHDEAGTRAVVKVREGLAAELEPFVSND